From Desulfovibrio inopinatus DSM 10711, the proteins below share one genomic window:
- a CDS encoding HD domain-containing phosphohydrolase: protein MGFDTYQTELKVIQHGESVLGQAETADFPSEYKQLLKNYSKLLKTTNRLVRMSDRSEERLKEANVQIQHQQKALEKAHHKLSEHAQNLEEKVKERTTELMAAQEKLEGLVRLGIALSMERQHARFMEMVVQGQKELTNADGGILFSLRDENHLAYEILRFDTLELRLGGLSGRNAPEECISLRDETGRPRYFNPIAHAFLTERTINVPNIYESTDFDFQDIFAFDTAHDYRSQSFLAVPLKPRKGEILGVLVLINARVSGTSRIVAFNEDAERFIEALASQAAVAQDNKNLMQAQTSLLDSIIQVLAGAIDTKSPYTGGHCARVPIIGNLLAKAVCETNDGAFADFDMTDAEWREFHLASWLHDCGKVTTPEYVVDKATKLETIYNRIHEIRMRFEILLRDETIAYLEALAQPDADADALKAELDAKIQALHDDFAFVADCNVGGEFMSPDKINRLEAIAQTPWTRHFNDRLGLSQAELLRYAKVPEAPLPATEHLLADKKEHIIHRSKGEASYDPKEYGINMERPRHLYNLGELYNLRIARGTLTPEEFFKIKEHAIHTLIMLEQLPFPRQLARVPQFAACHHETMIGTGYPRGLDQTALPVQARILAIADIFEALTASDRPYKKAKTLNEALRIMSFMRNDGHIDPDLFNLFLESGIYRVFAEKHLKSEQIDDVDIVKFLQVAVESEE, encoded by the coding sequence ATGGGTTTCGATACGTATCAGACCGAGCTCAAAGTCATCCAGCATGGCGAGTCTGTTCTGGGCCAGGCGGAAACAGCCGACTTCCCATCCGAATACAAGCAACTGCTCAAAAATTATTCCAAGTTGCTCAAAACGACCAACCGCTTGGTGCGCATGAGCGACCGGAGCGAAGAACGCCTCAAAGAGGCCAACGTCCAAATCCAGCACCAGCAAAAGGCACTGGAAAAAGCGCATCACAAGCTATCGGAACACGCCCAGAATCTCGAAGAAAAAGTCAAAGAACGCACCACGGAGCTTATGGCCGCGCAAGAAAAGCTCGAAGGCTTGGTGCGACTCGGTATTGCGCTTTCCATGGAACGCCAGCATGCCCGATTCATGGAAATGGTTGTACAGGGCCAGAAGGAACTGACCAACGCCGATGGTGGTATCCTGTTTTCCTTGCGTGACGAAAACCATCTCGCCTATGAAATTCTTCGCTTTGACACACTTGAATTACGCCTCGGCGGCCTTTCTGGTCGAAATGCCCCCGAAGAATGCATTTCACTGCGCGATGAGACAGGTAGGCCTCGTTATTTCAATCCCATCGCCCATGCCTTTCTGACCGAACGCACCATTAACGTGCCCAATATTTACGAAAGTACAGATTTCGATTTTCAGGACATCTTCGCATTCGACACAGCGCACGACTACCGATCACAGTCGTTCCTTGCTGTTCCGCTTAAACCGCGAAAAGGTGAAATCCTCGGTGTGCTTGTTCTCATCAATGCTCGTGTAAGCGGAACCAGCCGCATCGTTGCATTCAATGAGGATGCCGAACGATTCATCGAGGCGCTCGCCTCGCAAGCGGCGGTGGCTCAAGACAACAAAAACCTCATGCAAGCACAGACCAGCTTGCTCGACTCCATCATTCAAGTTCTTGCCGGAGCCATTGATACCAAATCGCCGTATACCGGCGGCCACTGCGCACGGGTACCAATCATTGGAAATCTGCTCGCCAAAGCGGTTTGCGAGACCAATGATGGCGCATTTGCCGATTTCGACATGACGGACGCGGAGTGGCGCGAATTTCATCTGGCAAGTTGGCTACACGACTGTGGGAAGGTAACAACGCCCGAATATGTTGTGGATAAAGCGACCAAACTCGAAACCATCTACAACCGTATTCACGAAATCCGCATGCGTTTCGAGATATTGCTCCGTGACGAAACCATTGCCTACCTTGAAGCTCTTGCGCAACCCGATGCCGACGCCGATGCCCTGAAAGCGGAACTCGACGCGAAAATACAAGCACTCCACGATGATTTTGCATTTGTTGCCGACTGCAATGTTGGTGGCGAGTTCATGAGTCCGGACAAAATCAATCGTCTTGAAGCCATCGCTCAAACACCATGGACCCGACATTTCAACGATCGTCTAGGCTTGTCACAAGCGGAATTGCTCCGCTATGCAAAAGTTCCGGAAGCGCCGCTCCCCGCGACCGAGCATCTGCTTGCTGATAAGAAAGAGCACATTATTCACCGCTCCAAAGGAGAAGCCAGTTACGATCCTAAAGAGTACGGCATCAATATGGAGCGTCCGCGTCATCTCTACAACTTGGGAGAACTCTACAATTTACGCATCGCACGGGGCACGCTGACGCCAGAAGAATTTTTCAAGATTAAAGAACACGCCATACATACGCTCATCATGCTGGAACAGCTCCCCTTTCCCAGACAACTCGCACGCGTCCCTCAATTTGCCGCCTGTCACCATGAGACCATGATCGGCACGGGCTATCCTCGTGGACTCGATCAAACAGCTCTGCCCGTCCAAGCCCGTATCCTGGCCATAGCCGATATCTTCGAAGCCCTCACCGCTTCAGACAGACCCTACAAGAAAGCCAAAACACTCAATGAAGCCTTACGCATCATGAGCTTCATGCGCAACGACGGCCACATCGACCCCGACTTGTTCAACCTCTTCCTCGAAAGCGGCATCTACCGCGTTTTCGCAGAAAAACACCTCAAATCCGAACAAATCGACGACGTTGATATTGTTAAATTTCTTCAGGTGGCTGTGGAATCAGAGGAGTGA
- a CDS encoding DUF1987 domain-containing protein, translated as MNTLQINTTERSPEIFFDFDNNNFIIKGESYPEDVKEFYGPPLTKLEDYLNDLEDADVRFTFEFIYFNSSTAKILMGLFELLDEVAERGNTVSVIWVYEEDDDNMEELGEEFGEDLEHATFIMQAQ; from the coding sequence ATGAATACGTTGCAAATAAACACTACAGAACGCTCTCCCGAAATCTTCTTTGACTTCGACAATAACAATTTCATTATCAAAGGAGAATCCTACCCCGAAGATGTAAAGGAATTCTACGGGCCACCGCTCACCAAGTTGGAAGATTACCTGAACGACTTGGAAGATGCCGATGTTCGATTTACCTTCGAATTCATCTACTTCAATAGTAGCACGGCGAAAATTCTCATGGGTCTCTTCGAGTTGCTTGATGAAGTCGCCGAACGAGGGAATACCGTCAGCGTCATCTGGGTCTATGAAGAAGACGATGACAACATGGAGGAGCTCGGAGAGGAGTTCGGGGAAGATCTGGAGCACGCCACCTTCATCATGCAGGCGCAATAG
- a CDS encoding SiaB family protein kinase → MLAETMMNFRNQLQEQGIAFCYCGFMTEDLLLGIGNTIKRKLEHSEIDKKKSKSVFSIFVEQMQNVIRYSAERETQVDKAELSYGIVSVGESDGQVFVTCGNVIEANDVPRLKEGLDKIKSLDKKGLKALWKETLKGETPEGSKGAGVGFIDIARRAEGGIEFDFAEIDASRSFFTIKAFI, encoded by the coding sequence ATGCTGGCCGAAACCATGATGAATTTCAGAAACCAACTGCAGGAACAAGGCATTGCCTTTTGTTACTGTGGATTTATGACCGAAGATCTGTTGTTGGGCATCGGCAATACAATCAAAAGAAAATTGGAACATTCCGAAATTGATAAAAAAAAGAGCAAGTCGGTTTTTTCAATCTTTGTTGAGCAAATGCAGAATGTTATCCGCTATTCGGCCGAACGTGAAACCCAAGTCGACAAGGCGGAACTCAGCTATGGTATTGTTTCAGTCGGAGAAAGCGATGGTCAGGTATTCGTTACCTGCGGTAATGTTATTGAAGCCAACGACGTCCCCCGTCTTAAGGAAGGATTGGACAAAATCAAAAGTCTTGACAAAAAAGGCTTGAAAGCCCTCTGGAAGGAAACACTGAAAGGCGAAACCCCTGAGGGGAGTAAAGGGGCTGGAGTGGGTTTTATCGACATCGCCCGACGTGCTGAAGGAGGAATTGAATTTGATTTCGCGGAAATAGACGCATCTCGATCGTTTTTCACCATTAAGGCATTCATCTAA
- a CDS encoding PAS domain S-box protein, with translation MIQLGTFDIRTIETFNEGRRKILRLAKRLGFNEIEGSRLASIFSEITRPEPGSPPVSVAIRLSITSDAPSLAFRFSSLSSFPGHIRRFFDVVEFDSPHAMLCLRRLPREQLQLSDANLAELRDMLARQSREELLQALKEKNDALEQEVTERRQAEEALRSAQAEMTQIFNTAGGGMRVIDNDFTVLKVNNAFVELTGYDRERIIGQKCFTMFGGPTCKTAACPLHRIQAGEHRVEFTTRKANSQGIPIYCDVSVTPFTSSEGERLGIIEDFRDVTERVKAQERIQQSESKYRELVESAKSIILKLDLNGYITFFNEYAQTFFGWRSEDIVGRPIVGTIVPASEAGGRDLEQLISNIIQHPEQYEKNENENMCRDGSRVWVSWTNQITLDEHTGDPTGLLCIGLDATERKKAQDNLHDALDIISGSIRYASRIQRAVLPPDDDFTNVFSRHFIIWYPRDIVGGDIYWSAKWGQGHLFALGDCTGHGVPGAFMTLITTGALSRALTEVEPGYPGKLLGRAHQIVQSRLNQHTANGESDDGMELGLCYVEPGNNTMIYAGARFPLFVVQGKNIEEIKPNKKGIGYRGIPQEQQFEERRIHLEPGLRLYMISDGVFDQIGGEKRRGFGKKRFKHALLSLVDIPFPQHGQRLYAMLEDYQGDESRRDDISMLGLEF, from the coding sequence ATGATACAGCTTGGAACATTCGATATTCGAACGATCGAGACATTCAATGAAGGCCGACGTAAAATATTACGCTTGGCCAAAAGGCTCGGTTTTAACGAGATCGAAGGTTCCAGACTGGCTTCAATCTTTTCGGAGATAACGCGTCCAGAACCGGGATCCCCTCCCGTATCCGTCGCAATACGCCTTTCCATCACATCGGATGCGCCATCACTTGCTTTCCGTTTTTCATCTCTCTCATCTTTTCCTGGACATATCCGCCGTTTTTTTGATGTCGTTGAGTTCGACAGCCCTCACGCCATGCTCTGCTTGCGGCGTCTTCCCCGCGAACAGCTCCAACTTTCTGATGCCAATCTTGCAGAATTGCGCGACATGCTCGCCCGTCAGTCTCGTGAAGAACTCTTGCAGGCACTCAAAGAAAAAAATGACGCGCTTGAACAGGAAGTGACCGAACGACGACAAGCCGAAGAGGCTCTTCGGAGTGCTCAAGCTGAAATGACACAAATTTTCAATACGGCTGGCGGCGGTATGCGGGTCATCGACAACGACTTTACTGTTCTCAAGGTCAACAATGCTTTTGTTGAATTAACGGGTTACGATCGCGAAAGAATTATTGGGCAAAAATGCTTCACAATGTTCGGTGGACCGACCTGCAAAACAGCAGCGTGCCCATTGCACCGGATTCAAGCGGGAGAGCACCGTGTTGAGTTCACGACACGTAAGGCCAATAGCCAGGGAATCCCGATCTATTGCGATGTCAGCGTTACTCCCTTCACCTCATCGGAAGGTGAGCGACTTGGGATCATTGAAGACTTTCGCGATGTTACCGAGCGCGTCAAAGCCCAGGAACGTATCCAACAAAGCGAAAGCAAGTATCGAGAACTCGTTGAATCCGCGAAGAGTATCATTCTCAAGCTTGACCTGAACGGCTATATCACCTTTTTCAATGAATATGCGCAAACATTCTTTGGGTGGCGATCCGAAGACATCGTGGGACGACCGATTGTCGGTACCATTGTCCCTGCCTCGGAGGCCGGAGGCCGAGATTTAGAACAATTGATCAGCAACATCATCCAACATCCCGAACAATACGAAAAAAATGAAAACGAGAACATGTGTCGTGACGGCTCGCGCGTGTGGGTAAGCTGGACGAATCAAATTACCCTGGATGAACACACGGGAGACCCCACAGGCCTTCTCTGTATTGGCCTTGATGCCACTGAACGCAAAAAAGCCCAGGATAATCTGCACGACGCATTGGATATAATTTCCGGTAGTATTCGCTATGCAAGTCGCATCCAACGCGCCGTATTGCCCCCTGACGATGACTTTACCAACGTTTTTTCTCGTCACTTCATCATTTGGTATCCTCGTGACATTGTAGGCGGCGATATCTATTGGAGCGCAAAATGGGGTCAAGGCCACCTCTTCGCCTTGGGAGACTGCACCGGTCACGGCGTTCCAGGCGCATTCATGACACTCATTACGACAGGCGCCTTGTCACGAGCCCTTACCGAAGTCGAACCCGGATATCCTGGAAAATTACTGGGGCGTGCACACCAAATCGTGCAATCCAGGCTCAACCAACATACGGCAAACGGTGAATCCGATGACGGTATGGAACTCGGGCTATGTTATGTGGAGCCTGGAAATAATACGATGATCTATGCCGGAGCGCGCTTCCCTCTCTTTGTCGTTCAGGGTAAAAATATCGAAGAAATTAAACCCAATAAGAAAGGTATTGGCTATCGTGGCATCCCCCAAGAACAGCAATTTGAAGAACGTCGTATCCACCTTGAACCAGGACTTCGCCTGTATATGATTAGTGATGGTGTTTTCGACCAAATTGGTGGAGAGAAACGACGAGGTTTCGGAAAAAAACGCTTTAAGCACGCGTTGTTGTCGCTCGTCGATATTCCCTTTCCACAACATGGTCAGCGGCTTTACGCCATGTTGGAAGACTATCAGGGCGACGAAAGCCGACGTGACGACATTTCCATGCTTGGATTGGAGTTTTGA
- a CDS encoding SpoIIE family protein phosphatase codes for MPHIDSHCANLALSGNPNESGDAGVIIADEDTCFIALIDVLGHGPKAAELASVVQDYLRAHNRENLDVLVQELHTHIKRSRGCVLFVGRLEIASGWFSFTGIGNINAKIFTMGDHRTLLSRDGIVGYSMATPRLTRVQITPRDVIILTSDGVRSHLNLFERPELLRGNAQNIAQQILSQFSKENDDASCLVLRYLK; via the coding sequence ATGCCTCATATTGACTCTCATTGTGCCAATCTGGCTTTGAGCGGAAACCCAAACGAATCGGGAGATGCCGGCGTCATCATCGCCGACGAAGACACATGCTTCATTGCCTTGATTGATGTTCTTGGACATGGTCCCAAAGCCGCCGAACTGGCTTCCGTTGTTCAGGATTACCTCCGTGCACACAACCGGGAAAACCTTGATGTACTCGTGCAGGAACTGCACACTCACATCAAAAGATCTCGTGGATGTGTTCTTTTTGTGGGACGACTTGAAATTGCTTCAGGCTGGTTTTCCTTCACCGGCATTGGAAATATCAATGCCAAGATATTCACTATGGGTGATCACCGTACGCTGCTATCTCGCGACGGCATTGTCGGATATTCCATGGCAACACCACGCCTGACAAGAGTGCAGATAACTCCTCGAGACGTCATCATTCTCACGTCCGATGGCGTACGTTCTCACCTCAACCTTTTTGAACGCCCAGAACTCCTTCGTGGAAATGCCCAAAATATTGCCCAACAAATACTTTCTCAGTTCTCCAAAGAGAACGACGATGCCTCGTGTCTCGTTTTGAGGTATCTGAAATGA